Proteins encoded by one window of Streptosporangiales bacterium:
- a CDS encoding methyltransferase domain-containing protein — MAGIVNTAQAEAWNGYEGEHWAAHQDRYDAVNSGFNDALLEAAAIGERARVLDVGCGNGQLTRLAARRARLGHASGLDLSGPMLARARDRAAAEQVPNVSFEHGDAQVYPFPDAAFDVAMSRFGVMFFADPVAAFANIRRALRPAGRLAFACMTALTGTDLGTVFGAMGPYLPRPTGEDGSGPTSLADPEHTRSVLAAAGFEDVTCTRVEVDQIWGRDVADAAEFITGWGPVRYHLGQVDAESAAQARDALTAALRDFAEPDAVRLRGTAWLVTAAAPAHS; from the coding sequence GTGGCAGGCATCGTCAACACCGCGCAGGCGGAGGCGTGGAACGGGTACGAGGGCGAGCACTGGGCCGCCCACCAGGACCGCTACGACGCGGTGAACAGCGGCTTCAACGACGCCCTGCTCGAGGCCGCCGCGATCGGCGAGCGGGCTCGGGTACTCGACGTCGGCTGCGGGAACGGCCAGCTGACCCGGCTGGCAGCGCGTCGGGCGCGGCTGGGGCACGCGTCCGGTCTGGACCTGTCGGGGCCGATGCTCGCGCGGGCGCGCGACCGCGCCGCGGCGGAGCAGGTTCCCAACGTGTCCTTCGAGCATGGCGATGCGCAGGTGTACCCGTTCCCCGACGCTGCGTTCGACGTCGCGATGAGCCGGTTCGGCGTGATGTTCTTCGCCGACCCGGTCGCCGCGTTCGCCAACATCCGCCGCGCCCTGCGCCCTGCGGGACGGCTCGCGTTCGCGTGCATGACCGCGCTCACCGGCACCGACCTCGGTACGGTGTTCGGCGCGATGGGCCCGTACCTGCCTCGGCCCACGGGCGAGGACGGGAGCGGCCCGACGTCGCTGGCCGACCCCGAGCACACCCGGTCGGTGCTGGCCGCCGCCGGGTTCGAGGACGTCACCTGCACGCGCGTCGAGGTCGACCAGATCTGGGGGCGCGACGTCGCGGACGCGGCCGAGTTCATCACCGGTTGGGGACCGGTCAGGTACCACCTGGGCCAGGTGGACGCGGAGTCCGCCGCGCAGGCCCGCGACGCGCTCACCGCCGCGCTGCGCGACTTCGCCGAGCCCGACGCGGTCCGCCTGCGCGGCACCGCGTGGTTGGTGACCGCCGCCGCTCCCGCGCACTCCTGA
- a CDS encoding DUF1707 domain-containing protein, protein MPAPSDPMDYRAGDADRERTAEIIRQAAGDGRISLDELETRLTATYASQTYAALAEVTADLPPSAGLPALRSDSKPLQLVGKGGSVRRKGRWQVPSRVVIDRMHGSVRLDFRHAVFAADVTTIEVSMKHGSLTLLLPDGATAAVDCIVQWGAFATRFPRYRRPATRTWWSPARRNTVRWSRATATATAGAASAERQENGVCGRGRGSPSRVTSTRSS, encoded by the coding sequence ATGCCCGCGCCTTCCGATCCGATGGACTACCGCGCCGGTGACGCCGACCGTGAGCGCACGGCGGAGATCATCCGGCAGGCGGCCGGCGACGGCCGGATCTCGCTCGACGAGCTGGAGACCCGGCTGACGGCCACCTACGCGTCGCAGACGTATGCCGCGCTCGCCGAGGTCACCGCCGACCTGCCGCCGTCCGCCGGCCTGCCCGCGCTGCGGTCGGACAGCAAGCCGTTGCAGCTGGTGGGCAAGGGCGGTTCGGTGCGGCGCAAGGGACGCTGGCAGGTGCCGAGCCGGGTGGTCATCGATCGCATGCACGGTTCGGTGCGGCTGGACTTCCGGCATGCGGTGTTCGCCGCGGATGTCACCACGATCGAGGTGTCGATGAAGCATGGCTCCCTCACCCTGCTCCTGCCGGACGGCGCGACCGCCGCGGTCGACTGCATCGTGCAGTGGGGAGCGTTCGCAACAAGGTTCCCGAGATACCGTCGTCCGGCCACCCGCACCTGGTGGTCACCGGCGAGAAGGAATACGGTTCGCTGGTCGCGCGCTACGGCTACGGCCACCGCTGGCGCCGCATCCGCTGAGCGTCAGGAGAACGGCGTGTGCGGCCGCGGTCGGGGCTCGCCGTCGAGGGTCACGTCGACGCGCTCGTCGTAG
- a CDS encoding MFS transporter — MVWRLVPSAYRPVLANRVFLRLILGFAVSYLGDGMSFVAVAWLAIELAPQATAGLWVGGAVAAYTLPGVVGALVLGRRLRRVPARQLLLADNVVRGVFLGAVPLAWLAGLLTPPLYVVVLAVSSLLHAWGSAGKYTLLAELLPDEQRLAANTLVSSVNFAATIAGPAIAGVLVTYVSSALVLGLDALTYVFVAVLVARIRLPSSGHVSPVDQTAARGGLALLRSHPELLGLLTLTWFFNFLYGPVEVALPLHVTDVLHAPGTLLGLYWMLFGIGAVLGGIAVGALRQLPLWPVTVAIVVGWGLTLLPFGFDVPTAVTVACFTVGGAIYGPFVALSVTLMQEKSPPQHLAAMLAARSAALLTASPLGTALGGPPTTAFGPQATLGGSGLVTVALGAVACVLLLTRRRRG, encoded by the coding sequence GTGGTCTGGCGTCTCGTCCCCTCCGCCTACCGCCCGGTGCTCGCCAACCGGGTGTTCCTGCGGCTGATCCTCGGCTTCGCAGTCTCGTACCTCGGGGACGGGATGAGCTTCGTCGCGGTGGCGTGGCTCGCCATCGAGCTCGCGCCACAGGCGACCGCAGGGCTGTGGGTGGGCGGCGCGGTGGCCGCGTACACGTTGCCTGGCGTAGTAGGCGCGCTGGTGCTCGGTCGCCGGCTGCGCCGGGTACCGGCAAGGCAGCTGCTGCTCGCCGACAACGTGGTGCGCGGTGTGTTCCTCGGCGCCGTACCGCTCGCCTGGCTCGCCGGACTGCTCACGCCGCCGCTGTACGTCGTGGTGCTCGCGGTCTCTTCGCTGCTGCACGCATGGGGCAGCGCTGGCAAGTACACCCTGCTGGCCGAGCTGCTGCCGGACGAGCAGCGGCTCGCCGCGAACACCCTCGTGAGCTCGGTCAACTTCGCCGCCACGATCGCCGGGCCCGCGATCGCCGGTGTGCTCGTGACGTACGTCAGCTCGGCGCTCGTGCTCGGCCTGGACGCTCTCACCTACGTGTTCGTTGCGGTGCTCGTCGCGCGGATCAGGCTGCCGTCGTCCGGGCACGTCTCCCCCGTCGACCAGACGGCCGCCCGCGGCGGGCTCGCGTTGCTGCGGTCGCATCCCGAGCTGCTCGGGCTGCTCACGCTCACCTGGTTCTTCAACTTCCTCTACGGCCCGGTCGAGGTCGCCCTACCGCTGCACGTGACCGACGTCCTACACGCACCGGGCACGCTGCTCGGCCTCTACTGGATGCTGTTCGGCATCGGCGCAGTGCTCGGCGGGATCGCGGTCGGCGCGCTGCGGCAACTGCCGCTCTGGCCGGTGACGGTCGCCATCGTGGTCGGCTGGGGGCTCACACTGCTGCCGTTCGGGTTCGACGTGCCGACGGCCGTCACCGTCGCGTGCTTCACGGTCGGCGGCGCGATCTACGGACCGTTCGTCGCGCTCTCGGTGACGCTCATGCAGGAGAAGTCGCCGCCGCAGCACCTGGCCGCGATGCTCGCCGCCCGAAGCGCGGCGCTGCTCACCGCGTCGCCGCTCGGCACGGCGCTCGGCGGACCGCCCACCACGGCATTCGGCCCGCAGGCGACGCTCGGCGGCTCGGGACTCGTCACCGTGGCGCTCGGCGCCGTCGCGTGCGTCCTGCTGCTGACCCGGCGCAGGCGCGGTTGA
- a CDS encoding methyltransferase domain-containing protein, whose protein sequence is MATGPAVRDGTRARLVRATFNAAAEHFDDPQLFFWDHCGARTVALAGVAPGHRVLDVCCGTGASALPAAARVAPVGSVVGIDIADGPLARARVKAARQGLTNVRFVRGEMTALDQPDATYDVVLCVLGLYFAVELPAVVAELWRVVRPGGTLAVTTWGARALEPGNAMYLDAVGAVRPDLRPASIPWERINSPEKLAGVFAAAGLPAPAVERETVTRPTDPDAFWTVILGSGYRLLVDAMDRIAASRVRAALRERMTEERVDRLTADLLYARAAKRA, encoded by the coding sequence ATGGCAACCGGACCTGCGGTGCGTGATGGCACCCGTGCCCGGTTGGTGCGTGCCACGTTCAACGCCGCGGCGGAGCACTTCGACGACCCGCAGCTGTTCTTCTGGGACCACTGCGGCGCGCGGACCGTCGCTCTGGCCGGCGTCGCGCCCGGGCACCGCGTACTGGACGTCTGCTGCGGCACGGGCGCGTCGGCGTTGCCCGCCGCTGCGCGAGTGGCGCCGGTCGGCTCCGTCGTCGGCATCGACATCGCGGACGGTCCACTGGCGCGGGCACGGGTGAAGGCCGCACGGCAGGGCCTGACCAACGTGCGCTTCGTCCGCGGTGAGATGACGGCGTTGGACCAGCCGGACGCGACCTACGATGTGGTGCTCTGCGTGCTCGGGCTGTACTTCGCCGTCGAGCTGCCGGCGGTGGTGGCCGAGCTGTGGCGCGTCGTGCGGCCAGGCGGCACCCTCGCGGTGACCACCTGGGGTGCTCGGGCGCTCGAGCCCGGCAACGCCATGTACCTGGACGCGGTCGGCGCGGTCCGTCCTGACCTGCGACCGGCGAGCATCCCGTGGGAGCGGATCAACAGCCCGGAGAAGCTCGCCGGGGTGTTCGCCGCAGCCGGCCTGCCGGCCCCGGCCGTCGAGCGCGAGACCGTTACACGTCCGACGGACCCGGACGCCTTCTGGACCGTCATCCTCGGATCCGGCTACCGGTTGCTGGTCGACGCGATGGACCGGATTGCCGCGAGCCGGGTGCGCGCGGCCCTGCGCGAGCGGATGACCGAAGAACGCGTCGACCGGCTGACCGCCGACCTGCTCTACGCGCGCGCCGCCAAGCGCGCCTGA
- the add gene encoding adenosine deaminase produces the protein MRDPRRLPKAHLHVHLESTIRPSTLRDLAAVHGVRVPQELSGGRHRFGGFADFLAQNELVRSCLRRPDDFRKVAYQLCADHAADGVAYVEVSFTAAAHGERLGELDMPLANVLAGLARGRAEFGIDYGVILDHSRRRSVTRAWRTLELALAYATDGVVAVGLAGDESYPGDPFVDVFDAARENGLHVVHHAGEAAGAASVRQALRDGRAERIGHGIRVLEDEDLVAEVRDLRIPLEVCPSSNVALGFASSFETHPLPRLREAGLQVTVNTDIPAMTGADLTGEYTRVRDAYAYDDTELAGLARNAVDASFAPPDVKRRLHAGIDGWLT, from the coding sequence GTGCGGGATCCGAGGCGGTTACCGAAGGCGCATCTGCACGTCCACCTGGAGAGCACGATCCGCCCGTCGACGTTGCGCGACCTCGCCGCCGTGCACGGTGTGCGGGTGCCGCAGGAGCTGTCGGGCGGCCGGCACCGGTTCGGCGGGTTCGCGGACTTCCTCGCGCAGAACGAGCTCGTACGGTCCTGCCTACGCCGGCCGGACGACTTCCGTAAGGTGGCGTACCAGCTGTGCGCGGACCACGCTGCGGACGGCGTGGCCTACGTCGAGGTGTCGTTCACCGCGGCCGCGCACGGCGAACGGCTGGGTGAGCTCGACATGCCGCTGGCCAACGTGCTCGCCGGGCTCGCCCGCGGGCGCGCGGAGTTCGGCATCGACTACGGCGTGATCCTCGACCACTCCAGGCGCCGGTCGGTGACGCGGGCGTGGCGCACCCTCGAGCTCGCGCTCGCGTACGCGACCGACGGCGTGGTGGCGGTCGGGCTGGCCGGTGACGAGAGCTACCCGGGCGACCCGTTCGTGGACGTCTTCGACGCTGCGCGAGAGAACGGACTGCACGTGGTGCATCACGCCGGCGAGGCGGCAGGCGCGGCGAGCGTACGCCAGGCACTGCGCGACGGCCGTGCCGAACGGATCGGGCACGGTATCCGGGTGCTCGAGGACGAGGACCTCGTAGCCGAGGTGCGGGACCTGCGGATACCGCTCGAGGTCTGCCCGTCGTCGAACGTCGCGCTTGGCTTCGCTTCCTCGTTCGAGACGCACCCGCTGCCCAGGCTCCGCGAAGCGGGCTTGCAGGTGACCGTCAACACCGACATCCCCGCGATGACCGGAGCCGACCTGACAGGCGAGTACACCCGGGTGCGCGACGCGTACGCGTACGACGACACCGAGCTGGCCGGGCTCGCCCGTAACGCCGTGGATGCGTCCTTCGCGCCGCCGGACGTGAAGCGGCGGCTGCACGCCGGCATCGACGGCTGGCTGACCTGA
- a CDS encoding sodium:solute symporter produces the protein MLDTIVIIAYFVVIAGAGYWGLRRARSAEDFLVAGRRLGPVMYVGTLSAVVLGGASTIGGVGLGYQHGISGMWLVFMIGLGVMALGVLMSTRLSRLGVVTVSEALEHRYGRAAKLISAFVVAAYAMMIAVTSTIAIGAVFAPVLGMDPKLAIVLAGGLVVAYSVAGGMWSITLTDVLQFWVMTVGIFFALLPVTLSRAGGLSGLRAELPASYFDFGAIGGQTIATYFLLYFFGLMIGQDIWQRLFTARSPRVARWGSITAGGYCILYAIAGALVGAAAKALLPRLDSPDSAFAEIATEVLPMGVSGLVIAAALAAVMSTASAGLMASSTLLAHDVYGGFLARGAHNRVAASRIALVVVGVATLVTAVVVGDVVGALTVAYDLLTGALFVPIVGALFWRRATAVGAVSAILVSSVVVIVLMVTQGLFSNEPIIYGMASNLVVFVVVSLLTKRTAPDVLAAWERRFAGETTTSADSQPG, from the coding sequence ATGCTCGACACAATCGTGATAATTGCTTACTTCGTGGTCATCGCGGGTGCCGGGTACTGGGGGTTACGGCGGGCTCGCAGCGCCGAGGACTTCCTCGTGGCGGGCAGACGCCTCGGACCGGTCATGTACGTGGGCACGCTCAGCGCCGTTGTCCTAGGCGGTGCGTCGACCATCGGTGGCGTCGGACTCGGTTACCAGCACGGCATCTCGGGCATGTGGCTGGTGTTCATGATCGGCCTCGGCGTGATGGCACTCGGTGTGTTGATGTCGACCCGCCTCTCCCGGCTCGGCGTCGTCACGGTGTCCGAGGCACTGGAGCACAGGTACGGCCGCGCGGCGAAGCTGATCAGCGCCTTCGTCGTGGCCGCGTACGCGATGATGATCGCGGTCACGTCGACGATCGCGATCGGCGCGGTCTTCGCACCGGTACTCGGGATGGACCCGAAGCTCGCGATCGTGCTCGCCGGCGGGCTGGTAGTCGCGTACTCGGTGGCCGGTGGCATGTGGTCGATCACGCTGACCGACGTGCTGCAGTTCTGGGTGATGACCGTGGGCATCTTCTTCGCGCTGCTGCCGGTGACGCTGTCCCGCGCGGGTGGCCTGTCCGGCCTGCGCGCAGAGCTGCCCGCCTCGTACTTCGACTTCGGCGCGATCGGCGGACAGACCATCGCGACGTACTTCCTGCTGTACTTCTTCGGCCTGATGATCGGGCAGGACATCTGGCAGCGCCTGTTCACCGCACGCAGCCCACGCGTCGCGCGGTGGGGCAGCATCACCGCGGGCGGGTACTGCATCCTCTACGCGATCGCCGGCGCACTCGTCGGTGCCGCGGCGAAGGCGTTGCTCCCGCGCCTGGACTCGCCGGACAGCGCGTTCGCCGAGATCGCGACCGAGGTGTTGCCGATGGGCGTCAGCGGGCTGGTGATCGCGGCCGCGCTCGCCGCGGTGATGTCGACCGCGAGCGCCGGGTTGATGGCGTCGTCGACCCTGCTGGCGCACGACGTGTACGGCGGGTTCCTCGCCCGCGGCGCGCACAACCGGGTCGCCGCGAGCCGTATCGCGCTCGTGGTGGTCGGTGTCGCGACGCTCGTCACGGCGGTCGTGGTCGGCGACGTGGTCGGCGCGCTGACGGTCGCGTACGACCTGCTCACCGGCGCGCTGTTCGTGCCCATCGTGGGAGCGCTGTTCTGGCGCCGTGCCACGGCAGTCGGCGCGGTGTCGGCGATCCTGGTCAGCAGCGTGGTCGTGATCGTGTTGATGGTGACGCAGGGGCTGTTCTCCAACGAGCCGATCATCTACGGGATGGCCAGCAACCTGGTCGTCTTCGTCGTGGTCAGCCTGCTGACCAAGCGCACCGCACCGGACGTGCTGGCCGCCTGGGAACGCCGCTTCGCCGGTGAAACTACGACTTCTGCGGACTCGCAGCCTGGTTGA
- a CDS encoding S8 family serine peptidase, with the protein MDVRSAVPGLPLRLAQNLGDPAICIAVLDGPVDQAHPCLAGADLTRLGTLVQDPAGIGPMSLHGTHVTSLLFGQPGSPVVGIAPRCRGLLLPVFRDGSDTRVSQLDLARAIERAVQEGAHVVNISGGERTPGGVPDPILARALQLCEDNGVLVVAAVGNDGCDCLQVPAAVSSVVAVGATDGSGEPLAANNWGEEYQNNGVLAPGQHIVGAAPGGGEQALTGSSFATPVVSGVAALLLASQLADGHAPDPLAVRDAIVGGATECDPVVAPDCRKYLAGKLNGARAYALITRGRDIAVTTSDSPTMQAQDVQPAAQQAVPAAPEAQPAGVQAACEGAPPAEVPVEPAVGAQASAVPAAAAPARPAPGVSPAASCECGGESAKSLVYVIGTIGFDFRTEARRDSFRQQMDPFAVSAPGGEQPETYTTVAANPYDPNQLSAYLARNPWASDKLTWTLNMDRTPLYALEAELPVGMDWGEPVVDPTWDSDRLEQAAGRPADLAEMLTNLSAFPPVSHVYKMFRDAIAGQARPVDEGGFISRVSVPGVLTNRTVRLFSGQVVPVVEVKSRGIHTWNEAALVEASVEQVTADVAKTTEDELDEDILRQNVRAFLDKVYYQFRNLGQTPADRALNYAGTNAFMFTNEIRAGLMSGRYVPGRNVGLYTLDTITVAKSPYDRVDSDCWDVVATFFDPENERRARVSYLFTIDVSDELPVSLAPAHRFLGT; encoded by the coding sequence GTGGACGTACGGTCGGCCGTGCCAGGGTTGCCACTGCGACTGGCCCAGAATCTGGGTGACCCCGCGATCTGCATCGCCGTTCTCGACGGTCCCGTCGACCAGGCGCACCCGTGTCTCGCCGGGGCGGATCTGACCAGGCTCGGGACCCTCGTGCAGGATCCCGCGGGAATCGGCCCGATGTCGCTGCACGGTACGCACGTGACGAGCTTGCTCTTCGGCCAACCCGGTTCGCCCGTCGTCGGTATCGCGCCGCGCTGCCGCGGGTTGCTACTGCCGGTGTTCCGCGACGGCAGCGACACGCGCGTGTCGCAGCTCGATCTCGCGCGAGCCATCGAGCGTGCGGTGCAAGAGGGCGCCCACGTCGTGAACATCAGCGGTGGTGAGCGCACCCCTGGCGGAGTGCCGGACCCCATCCTCGCCCGAGCGCTACAACTGTGCGAGGACAACGGCGTGCTCGTCGTAGCCGCGGTCGGCAACGACGGATGCGACTGTCTGCAGGTGCCCGCGGCGGTCTCCTCGGTGGTCGCCGTCGGTGCGACGGACGGGAGCGGCGAGCCGCTCGCGGCGAACAACTGGGGCGAGGAGTACCAGAACAACGGTGTGCTCGCCCCTGGCCAGCACATCGTGGGCGCGGCGCCCGGTGGCGGGGAGCAGGCGCTCACCGGCAGCAGCTTCGCCACGCCCGTGGTGTCCGGCGTCGCCGCGCTGTTGCTGGCGAGCCAGTTGGCCGATGGGCACGCGCCCGATCCGTTGGCGGTACGCGACGCCATCGTCGGCGGCGCTACCGAATGCGACCCGGTGGTCGCACCCGACTGCCGTAAGTACCTCGCCGGAAAGCTCAACGGGGCAAGGGCGTACGCCCTGATCACTCGGGGAAGGGACATAGCTGTGACGACTTCCGACTCACCAACGATGCAAGCGCAGGACGTGCAGCCCGCGGCACAGCAGGCGGTGCCGGCTGCACCTGAAGCTCAGCCGGCGGGTGTACAGGCGGCGTGTGAGGGCGCCCCACCGGCCGAAGTGCCGGTCGAGCCCGCCGTAGGTGCGCAGGCCAGCGCGGTACCGGCAGCTGCCGCGCCCGCTCGGCCGGCACCCGGCGTGAGCCCGGCCGCCAGCTGCGAGTGCGGCGGGGAGAGTGCGAAGTCGCTGGTCTACGTGATCGGCACGATCGGCTTCGACTTCCGTACCGAGGCGCGCAGGGACAGCTTCCGGCAACAGATGGACCCGTTCGCGGTGTCCGCGCCGGGCGGCGAGCAGCCCGAGACCTACACCACGGTGGCGGCGAACCCGTACGACCCCAACCAGCTCAGTGCCTACCTGGCGCGGAATCCGTGGGCGTCGGACAAGCTGACGTGGACCCTCAACATGGACCGCACTCCGCTCTACGCGCTCGAGGCGGAGCTGCCGGTCGGCATGGACTGGGGCGAGCCGGTCGTCGACCCGACCTGGGACAGTGATCGCCTCGAGCAGGCGGCCGGCCGGCCGGCGGATCTCGCCGAGATGCTGACCAACCTGTCCGCCTTCCCGCCGGTGTCGCACGTGTACAAGATGTTCAGGGACGCGATCGCCGGGCAGGCACGCCCGGTCGACGAGGGCGGCTTCATCTCCCGGGTGTCCGTTCCCGGTGTGCTGACGAACCGCACGGTGCGGCTGTTCTCCGGACAGGTCGTGCCCGTCGTCGAGGTCAAGAGCCGCGGCATCCACACCTGGAACGAAGCGGCGTTGGTGGAAGCCTCCGTGGAGCAGGTCACCGCCGATGTCGCGAAGACCACGGAGGACGAGCTCGACGAAGACATCCTGCGGCAGAACGTCCGGGCCTTCCTGGACAAGGTGTACTACCAGTTCAGGAACCTCGGCCAGACGCCGGCCGACCGTGCGCTGAACTACGCGGGCACCAACGCGTTCATGTTCACCAACGAGATCAGGGCAGGCCTGATGTCCGGCAGGTACGTGCCGGGCAGGAACGTCGGCCTCTACACGCTGGACACCATCACCGTCGCGAAGAGCCCTTACGACCGGGTCGACTCGGACTGCTGGGACGTCGTGGCGACCTTCTTCGACCCGGAGAACGAGAGACGCGCCCGGGTCTCGTACCTGTTCACCATCGACGTCAGCGACGAGCTGCCCGTCAGCCTTGCGCCCGCGCACCGGTTCCTCGGTACCTGA
- a CDS encoding DUF427 domain-containing protein yields MTDALKTETGQKRVRAYLGGQLVADTRRPVLVWEHPYYPAYYLPTGDIHAELTPTGAVDRTDERGEAAVCDVVVGAHTASAAALRYGDGADDAVRGLVRLDWHAMDQWFEEDEPVAVHPRDPYKRIDVLASSRHVVVQVDGVVVAESRQPRILFETSLLPRHYLPLTDVRMDLLRPSDHRTHCPYKGTAHYWHVAVGDQLHENVVWTYPAPLPESQKITGLACFYDERVDVTLDGEPRPRPHTPFS; encoded by the coding sequence ATGACGGACGCCCTCAAGACCGAGACCGGACAGAAGCGCGTACGCGCGTACCTCGGCGGGCAGCTCGTCGCGGACACCCGGCGGCCGGTGCTCGTGTGGGAGCACCCCTACTACCCGGCCTACTACCTGCCGACCGGCGACATCCACGCCGAGCTGACACCCACAGGTGCCGTCGACCGCACCGACGAACGCGGGGAGGCGGCGGTCTGCGACGTCGTGGTCGGAGCGCACACCGCGTCGGCGGCGGCGCTGCGGTACGGCGACGGCGCCGATGACGCCGTGCGCGGCCTGGTGCGGCTGGACTGGCACGCGATGGACCAGTGGTTCGAGGAGGACGAACCCGTCGCCGTGCACCCGCGCGACCCGTACAAGCGGATCGACGTGCTCGCCAGCTCCCGGCACGTCGTCGTGCAGGTGGACGGTGTGGTCGTCGCCGAGTCCCGCCAGCCGCGGATCCTGTTCGAGACCAGCCTGCTGCCCCGCCACTACCTGCCGCTCACCGACGTACGCATGGACCTGCTGCGCCCGTCCGACCACCGCACGCACTGCCCGTACAAGGGCACCGCGCACTACTGGCACGTCGCGGTCGGCGACCAGCTGCACGAGAACGTGGTGTGGACGTACCCGGCGCCGCTGCCGGAGAGCCAGAAGATCACCGGCCTGGCCTGCTTCTACGACGAGCGCGTCGACGTGACCCTCGACGGCGAGCCCCGACCGCGGCCGCACACGCCGTTCTCCTGA
- a CDS encoding winged helix-turn-helix domain-containing protein, protein MTVHTLSRTEARRIAVHAQLLTKQRPTALFDVVHHLTLLQLDPTAAIAPNAHLVAWSRLGASYSPDELDAALAHRALLELHAMIRPSLDLALYRAEMAEWPGRGELSDWQLRHRDWVRANDACRRDIVSRLDAAGPLRSRELPDTCAVPWASTGWTNNRNVTRLLDFMVQRGEVAIAGRRGRDRLWDLATRVYPDDPVVPADDALRVRNERRLRALGIARATAPVSPGEPSDVGEAGEPATVEGVPGTWRVDPSYLGRPFAGRAALLSPFDRLLHDRRRTVELFEFEYYLEMYKPAANRRWGYFALPILYGDRLVGKLDATADRKAGVLQVNAVHEDAAFSKTMTAAVRREISDLARWLDLDVALPG, encoded by the coding sequence GTGACCGTCCACACACTGTCCCGCACCGAGGCACGGCGCATCGCCGTGCACGCCCAGCTGCTGACCAAACAGCGGCCCACTGCACTGTTCGACGTGGTGCACCACCTGACCCTGCTGCAGCTCGACCCGACCGCCGCCATCGCGCCGAACGCGCACCTGGTGGCGTGGAGCCGGCTCGGCGCGTCGTACTCGCCGGACGAGCTGGACGCCGCCCTGGCCCACCGGGCACTGCTCGAGCTGCACGCGATGATCCGGCCAAGCCTTGACCTGGCGCTCTACCGCGCGGAGATGGCCGAGTGGCCCGGGCGCGGCGAGCTGAGCGACTGGCAGCTGAGGCACCGCGACTGGGTACGGGCCAACGACGCGTGCCGCCGCGACATCGTGTCGCGGCTGGACGCCGCCGGCCCGCTGCGTTCACGCGAGCTGCCGGACACCTGCGCGGTGCCCTGGGCGTCGACCGGGTGGACCAACAACCGCAACGTCACCCGGCTGCTCGACTTCATGGTGCAGCGCGGCGAGGTGGCGATCGCCGGGCGCAGGGGCCGCGACCGGCTGTGGGACCTGGCCACCCGGGTGTACCCGGACGACCCTGTGGTCCCGGCCGACGATGCGCTGCGCGTCCGCAACGAGCGGCGGCTGCGCGCGCTCGGCATCGCCCGCGCCACGGCGCCGGTGAGCCCGGGCGAACCGAGCGACGTGGGCGAGGCCGGCGAGCCGGCGACGGTCGAGGGGGTGCCGGGCACCTGGCGCGTCGACCCGTCGTACCTGGGCCGGCCGTTCGCCGGGCGCGCGGCGTTGCTGTCCCCGTTCGACCGGCTGCTGCACGACCGCAGACGCACGGTCGAGCTCTTCGAGTTCGAGTACTACCTGGAGATGTACAAGCCGGCGGCCAACCGCCGCTGGGGCTACTTCGCGCTGCCGATCCTGTACGGCGACCGGCTGGTCGGCAAGCTCGACGCCACCGCCGACCGCAAGGCCGGCGTGCTCCAGGTGAACGCCGTGCACGAGGACGCCGCGTTCAGCAAGACCATGACTGCTGCCGTGCGCCGCGAGATCAGCGACCTGGCGCGCTGGCTCGACCTCGACGTCGCCCTGCCCGGCTGA
- a CDS encoding TetR family transcriptional regulator, with amino-acid sequence MSPRRAAALRDDDSPSLREHLIASTERIIASHGTAGLTVRAIAREAGVADGVLYNHFTDREELIATALRTHVRTVEESLAPLPDPGAGTVEANLRAYLAYGLTMHRAILPAFAGLLNRPTVLTRFAELDEHGEQWRDRLTDYLRAERALGRLDPDAHVDTAAAMLVGICHDTVLAGLLQPDTSPTEPAIEPVVATLLTGIGR; translated from the coding sequence ATGTCACCCAGGAGAGCAGCGGCACTGCGCGACGACGACAGCCCGAGCCTGCGCGAGCACCTGATCGCCAGCACCGAACGCATCATCGCCAGCCACGGGACGGCAGGACTCACCGTACGCGCGATCGCCCGCGAGGCCGGCGTCGCCGACGGCGTGCTCTACAACCACTTCACCGACAGGGAAGAGCTGATCGCCACCGCGCTGCGCACCCACGTCCGCACCGTCGAGGAGAGCCTGGCCCCGCTTCCAGACCCCGGCGCCGGCACCGTCGAAGCCAACCTCCGTGCGTACCTCGCGTACGGCCTGACCATGCACCGGGCGATCCTGCCGGCGTTCGCCGGGCTGCTCAACCGACCCACCGTGCTCACCAGGTTCGCGGAGCTGGACGAGCACGGCGAACAGTGGCGCGACCGGCTGACCGACTACCTGCGCGCCGAGCGGGCACTCGGCCGGCTCGATCCGGACGCCCACGTCGACACCGCCGCAGCAATGCTCGTCGGCATCTGTCACGACACCGTGCTCGCCGGCCTACTGCAGCCCGACACGAGCCCGACCGAACCCGCGATCGAGCCGGTCGTCGCTACCCTGCTCACCGGAATCGGACGCTGA